One segment of Desulfobacterales bacterium DNA contains the following:
- a CDS encoding MBL fold metallo-hydrolase — protein sequence MTSQEIEFTVAYDDVPIDPLVETSHGFSCLIEGMDKTILFDTGGDGHLLLDNLRKLNKDPNHIDILVLSHQHWDHSGGLFTVLRSIGPVAVYMTKAFPDSLASHAERLGADVTIVDGPIEIIPGIHSTGQMGGDELARGRREQSLVLDTADGTVVLTGCAHPGIVNIVNRARDLRSGNIAYALGGFHLKDTDDPAVKNVIGELKALGIKKMGASHCTGTRQIEMFRDVWDMDFIPFGCGATLRLPLRQ from the coding sequence ATGACTTCCCAAGAGATCGAGTTCACCGTGGCCTATGACGATGTCCCCATAGACCCCCTTGTAGAAACTTCGCACGGCTTCTCGTGCCTGATTGAGGGAATGGACAAGACCATCCTCTTCGATACCGGTGGTGATGGCCATCTGCTTCTTGACAATCTTCGGAAACTGAACAAGGACCCTAATCATATCGATATCCTGGTTCTGTCCCACCAGCATTGGGACCACAGCGGCGGCTTGTTTACCGTGCTGCGTTCCATAGGACCCGTCGCAGTGTACATGACGAAGGCCTTTCCAGACTCTCTCGCTTCTCACGCGGAAAGGCTCGGCGCGGATGTCACAATTGTCGACGGTCCGATCGAGATCATTCCCGGTATCCACTCGACGGGACAGATGGGAGGCGACGAACTTGCCAGGGGACGGCGGGAGCAGTCACTCGTATTGGATACCGCCGACGGCACTGTTGTGCTGACCGGCTGCGCGCATCCCGGAATCGTAAATATCGTTAACCGGGCAAGAGATCTCCGCTCGGGAAATATCGCCTACGCGCTGGGCGGGTTTCACCTAAAAGATACGGACGATCCCGCGGTGAAAAATGTCATCGGTGAGTTAAAGGCGCTGGGCATCAAGAAAATGGGTGCCTCCCATTGCACCGGAACGCGTCAGATCGAGATGTTCCGAGACGTTTGGGACATGGACTTCATCCCGTTCGGCTGCGGGGCGACGCTTCGGCTGCCGCTCCGGCAATGA
- a CDS encoding TusE/DsrC/DsvC family sulfur relay protein, producing the protein MPEVDFGGKKFVIDEDGFIDNFENWCPEWVQFVKKEEGIDELSEEHWQVLNVLQDYYKKNGIAPMVRVLSKVTGFKLKHIYELFPSGPGKGACKMAGLPKPTGCV; encoded by the coding sequence ATGCCAGAAGTTGATTTTGGAGGAAAAAAGTTTGTTATAGATGAAGACGGATTTATTGACAATTTTGAAAACTGGTGCCCCGAATGGGTTCAATTTGTCAAAAAAGAAGAAGGGATTGATGAGTTGTCGGAAGAACACTGGCAAGTCCTCAATGTACTCCAGGACTATTACAAGAAAAACGGAATTGCGCCGATGGTCCGGGTACTTTCCAAGGTAACGGGTTTTAAGCTGAAACATATCTACGAACTGTTTCCGTCCGGACCCGGCAAGGGCGCATGCAAGATGGCCGGTCTCCCCAAACCGACCGGCTGCGTGTAA
- a CDS encoding DNA methyltransferase produces the protein MNSFEKLKAKLSELFQLDQADLDFGIYRVMNARRDEVNRFLESDLLPQVRKAFKQYQSADKATLKQELDKAIEGARALGIEPENVPKVKELQAEYESSAVDIAALENEVYDHLFSFFSRYYDGGDFISLRRYKKGVYAIPYEGEEVKLHWTNHDQYYIKTSEYFRDYAFKTPSGHCVHFKIIEADTEKDNIKAANGNDRRFLLHGDKPAAEENGELIIRFEYRPDDEKRRQDAINAKTSGRIFADLNDKKRLDWKERLDVMWKRVDGKETDKTILDKHLFDYTRRNTFDYFIHKDLGAFLRRELDFYIKNEVMRLDDIEEETAPRVEQYLLKIKVIRQIAHKIIAFLAQIEDFQKKLWLKKKFVIETNYCVTLDRVPEKLYPEITANEAQREEWVRLFAIDEIKTKSGQLKINEKTTVVYSEPLTVEFLKANPFLVIDTEFFNTDFKEKLLASFDDVEDQCDGVLVRGENFQSLNMMQNMYRGQVKCVYIDPPYNTSASEIIYKNDFKHSSWLAFITGRLLATESLMCGESILCITIDDFEFSKLFTFMEGRYSRDRLLGVAAIKNNPSGRATPKGFSIAHEYAIFLSKGEQSAVGRLSHTEEQVSRYKYEDQKGRYEWVNLRKHGGANANRSARPKLFYPIFVSEEVLRFPKADWDVKSKSWILFEKPNKDEQVVWPIDAKGGEKTWKLGIDTAKASLDELSVRRDQQGQLGVYRKARIRTEGTLPRTLWDKKEYSATEYGTNLLTNILGSSQVFSFPKSLYAVKDCLLVAGADPGAVVLDYFAGSGTTGHAVIDLNREDEGGRKYILVEMGEHFDTALKPRILKVVYSKGWKNGKPVSRDGVSHMFKYIRLESYEDALTNIELQRNDHQQLLLNKADGFRESYMLKYMLDVESRGSQTLLNIDNFDDPWNYQLLVGAGSVGETKPVNVDLVETFNWLLGLKATRIERINSFQLVKGENPAGEKVLVIWRKIRDLDERDPAKIAAARQNANIELEAFFKKQQYNRLDSEFDIIYVNGDNNLMNVPLDPDKKGLEPRYKVRLIEEEFKQLMFDVKDI, from the coding sequence ATGAATTCTTTTGAAAAGCTTAAGGCAAAGCTCTCCGAGCTGTTCCAGCTTGACCAGGCCGACCTGGACTTCGGCATTTACCGGGTCATGAATGCGCGGCGGGACGAGGTCAACCGGTTTTTGGAAAGTGACCTTCTGCCCCAGGTCCGAAAAGCGTTCAAGCAATATCAGTCAGCCGATAAGGCAACGCTCAAGCAGGAACTGGATAAAGCCATTGAAGGCGCGCGTGCACTGGGTATCGAACCGGAAAATGTTCCAAAGGTAAAGGAACTCCAGGCTGAATATGAATCGTCCGCTGTTGATATTGCGGCTCTGGAGAACGAGGTCTACGACCACCTCTTCAGTTTCTTCAGCCGCTACTACGACGGGGGCGACTTTATTTCGCTGCGCCGTTACAAAAAAGGAGTTTACGCCATTCCTTACGAGGGCGAAGAGGTCAAGCTTCACTGGACCAACCACGACCAGTACTACATCAAAACATCTGAATACTTCCGGGATTATGCCTTTAAAACCCCAAGCGGGCATTGCGTGCACTTTAAGATAATTGAAGCCGATACGGAGAAGGATAATATTAAGGCGGCCAACGGCAACGACCGGCGTTTCCTTTTGCATGGCGACAAGCCGGCAGCCGAGGAAAACGGCGAACTTATCATCCGCTTCGAGTACCGCCCGGATGATGAAAAACGCAGACAGGACGCCATCAACGCCAAAACCTCCGGACGCATCTTCGCAGACCTGAACGATAAGAAACGCTTGGATTGGAAGGAACGCCTGGATGTTATGTGGAAACGGGTCGACGGCAAGGAAACCGACAAGACCATTCTTGACAAACACCTGTTCGACTATACCCGGCGAAACACCTTTGATTATTTCATCCACAAGGACTTGGGCGCCTTCCTTCGGCGGGAGCTTGATTTTTACATTAAAAACGAGGTTATGCGGCTGGACGACATCGAGGAAGAGACCGCACCGCGCGTGGAACAGTATCTTTTAAAGATAAAGGTCATCCGCCAGATTGCCCATAAAATCATCGCCTTTCTGGCGCAGATCGAGGATTTTCAGAAAAAGCTCTGGCTCAAGAAAAAATTTGTGATTGAAACCAACTACTGCGTGACCCTCGATCGGGTGCCGGAGAAACTTTACCCTGAAATTACCGCCAATGAGGCTCAAAGAGAGGAATGGGTTCGCCTCTTTGCTATTGATGAGATCAAAACCAAAAGCGGTCAGCTTAAGATCAATGAGAAGACGACAGTTGTGTACTCGGAACCGCTGACGGTGGAGTTCCTGAAGGCAAATCCATTTCTGGTAATAGATACGGAGTTCTTTAATACGGATTTCAAGGAAAAGCTGCTTGCAAGTTTTGATGATGTAGAGGATCAGTGCGATGGTGTGTTAGTGCGAGGGGAGAACTTTCAATCACTTAACATGATGCAAAATATGTATCGAGGGCAAGTAAAATGCGTTTACATTGATCCACCATATAACACGAGTGCCTCAGAGATTATTTATAAAAATGATTTTAAACATTCATCTTGGTTGGCATTTATTACCGGCCGGCTTCTGGCAACGGAAAGTCTAATGTGTGGAGAAAGCATTCTCTGTATAACCATCGATGATTTTGAATTTTCTAAGCTTTTCACTTTCATGGAAGGCCGGTATTCAAGAGATAGGCTCCTTGGTGTTGCAGCCATCAAGAACAATCCTTCTGGCAGAGCTACGCCTAAGGGATTCTCCATTGCACATGAATACGCCATATTTTTGTCAAAAGGGGAGCAATCGGCTGTTGGCAGGCTTTCACATACAGAAGAACAGGTTAGTAGGTACAAATACGAAGATCAAAAGGGACGATATGAATGGGTTAATCTTAGGAAGCATGGTGGAGCAAATGCCAACCGTTCAGCAAGACCGAAGCTGTTCTACCCAATTTTTGTATCTGAAGAGGTTTTACGCTTTCCAAAAGCTGATTGGGATGTGAAATCTAAATCATGGATTCTATTTGAGAAACCAAACAAAGATGAACAAGTTGTTTGGCCAATAGATGCCAAAGGCGGAGAGAAAACATGGAAATTAGGAATTGATACTGCAAAAGCTTCACTTGATGAATTAAGCGTGAGGAGAGACCAACAAGGTCAATTAGGTGTATACCGAAAAGCGAGAATAAGAACAGAAGGAACATTGCCAAGAACTCTCTGGGACAAAAAAGAGTATTCGGCTACTGAATACGGGACTAATCTACTTACAAATATACTTGGGTCATCTCAGGTTTTTTCATTTCCTAAATCACTATACGCGGTTAAAGACTGTCTGCTTGTCGCTGGCGCGGATCCTGGTGCTGTAGTTCTTGATTATTTCGCCGGTTCCGGTACGACTGGCCATGCCGTTATCGACTTGAACCGTGAAGATGAAGGTGGTCGCAAGTACATCCTCGTTGAAATGGGAGAGCACTTCGATACAGCCTTGAAACCTCGTATTCTGAAGGTCGTCTACTCAAAGGGTTGGAAAAACGGCAAGCCTGTTTCACGCGATGGCGTAAGCCACATGTTTAAATACATCCGTCTGGAATCCTACGAAGACGCATTAACTAATATCGAACTTCAACGTAACGATCACCAGCAACTGCTCCTCAATAAAGCTGATGGCTTTCGGGAATCTTATATGTTGAAATACATGCTCGATGTAGAATCCCGGGGCAGCCAGACCTTGCTCAACATAGATAACTTCGACGATCCGTGGAACTACCAACTGCTCGTGGGCGCGGGATCGGTGGGTGAGACAAAACCCGTAAATGTGGACCTGGTCGAAACATTTAACTGGCTTCTGGGTCTGAAGGCAACACGCATCGAAAGGATCAACAGTTTCCAGTTGGTCAAAGGCGAAAACCCGGCGGGTGAAAAGGTCCTTGTCATCTGGCGCAAGATTCGGGACCTTGACGAGAGGGATCCCGCAAAGATTGCTGCTGCACGGCAGAATGCCAACATTGAGCTTGAGGCCTTTTTCAAAAAGCAGCAATACAACAGGCTCGATTCCGAATTTGACATCATTTATGTCAATGGCGACAACAACCTCATGAACGTGCCGCTCGATCCGGATAAAAAAGGCTTGGAGCCGCGCTATAAGGTGCGGCTGATAGAAGAGGAATTCAAGCAGCTTATGTTCGATGTTAAGGATATATAA
- a CDS encoding ATP-binding protein, whose product MKKDALLTIIAEWLEEWEMPSLIPRNQPVIEPADIKRILAIVGPRRAGKTYFMYQLIQSLLRNSRHSKEDILFLDFEDYRLGELTGNAMDTIFTAFHQVAGRYPLFLFFDEIQNLPDWSRVLRTLHNRGQFKIIVSGSNSELLGSEIATELRGRYEDILMLPFSFQEHLRFRDIVPTPASLRTAARGSMLAAFDDYVKHGGFPEVAMAGSEMERRKLLQSYFKTVFYKDILERYNIKARYVLDALMNDMLENYAGLFSISRFEKQMKSNNLAGSKRTIANYFHYLTEAFFVIAHEKFSFSPRKRSMNPKKAYLTDTGFAAMGRPFTENRGRIIENMIAIDLFRRGMETYYFKNRNECDFIIKQGRKPTQAIQVCWELTSRNEKREIAGLVEACTFLGLTSGTILTYAQDEALEKDGLKISVRPVWEWLLEADMNKIN is encoded by the coding sequence ATGAAAAAAGATGCCTTGCTCACCATCATCGCTGAATGGCTGGAAGAGTGGGAGATGCCGTCGCTGATTCCACGGAATCAGCCGGTTATAGAGCCCGCCGACATCAAACGCATTTTAGCCATCGTAGGGCCCAGACGGGCGGGCAAAACATACTTTATGTACCAGCTTATTCAGTCCCTGCTAAGGAACAGCCGGCATTCGAAAGAAGACATCCTTTTTCTGGATTTCGAAGATTATCGGCTGGGCGAATTGACCGGGAATGCCATGGACACAATTTTCACGGCCTTTCATCAGGTTGCGGGACGATATCCTCTTTTTCTTTTCTTTGATGAAATCCAGAATCTTCCAGACTGGAGCCGTGTGCTTCGTACGCTTCACAATCGGGGGCAATTCAAGATCATCGTTTCGGGCAGCAATTCGGAGTTGCTTGGCAGTGAAATCGCAACCGAACTCCGCGGACGTTATGAAGATATTCTTATGCTTCCCTTTTCTTTTCAGGAACATCTTCGCTTCCGGGATATTGTCCCTACCCCGGCTTCGCTTCGCACGGCGGCCCGCGGCAGCATGCTGGCTGCTTTTGATGACTATGTAAAACACGGCGGATTCCCGGAAGTTGCCATGGCCGGCAGCGAGATGGAACGACGGAAACTCCTCCAGAGTTATTTTAAAACGGTCTTCTACAAAGATATACTTGAACGGTACAATATTAAAGCGCGGTATGTTCTTGATGCACTGATGAACGACATGCTGGAAAATTACGCAGGGCTATTTTCCATCAGCCGATTCGAAAAGCAAATGAAAAGCAATAATCTCGCCGGCAGCAAACGCACGATTGCCAATTATTTTCATTACCTCACCGAAGCGTTTTTCGTCATTGCCCACGAAAAATTTTCCTTTTCGCCACGGAAAAGGAGCATGAATCCGAAAAAGGCGTATCTGACCGATACCGGTTTTGCCGCCATGGGGCGTCCCTTTACAGAAAATCGGGGGAGAATTATTGAAAATATGATTGCCATTGATTTGTTCCGTCGCGGAATGGAAACCTACTACTTCAAAAATAGAAACGAATGCGACTTTATTATCAAGCAGGGCCGCAAGCCCACGCAGGCAATACAGGTCTGCTGGGAGCTCACCAGTCGGAATGAGAAACGCGAGATCGCCGGTCTCGTGGAGGCCTGCACTTTCCTGGGGCTGACTTCCGGCACCATACTGACATATGCTCAAGACGAGGCGCTTGAGAAAGACGGATTAAAGATATCCGTTCGGCCGGTATGGGAATGGCTGCTGGAAGCCGACATGAATAAAATCAATTAA
- a CDS encoding fumarylacetoacetate hydrolase family protein, producing MKLVMFQKTGDARLGSLNENEVVDLNLACEAVLESRGEGRARQKAALMVPPETVRFLEGEGESMQAAREALRWVASQGAKSSQVRGLNIVSPLDQVKLLAPVLKPSKIICVGHNYHDFLKELGMQPHKEPMLFAKFANAVAAYDDPIPRPAMTICLGYEAELAFVVGKRCKHVPEEKAYDYIAGYMALNDVSASDLTKRDGQNLRGKSFDAFAPMGPFLLTTDELPDPHNLSVKLKVNGKVLQESNTKQLVHTVPQLMAFCSQVFTLEPGDVVATGTPGGLAKDRKPPTFMNPGDIMETEIEKLGVMRNPITKE from the coding sequence ATGAAGTTGGTAATGTTTCAAAAGACCGGGGATGCAAGGCTCGGCTCCCTGAATGAAAATGAAGTTGTTGATTTGAATCTGGCCTGTGAGGCCGTGCTGGAGAGCCGGGGAGAAGGCCGGGCGCGTCAGAAGGCGGCTCTCATGGTTCCGCCGGAAACCGTCCGGTTTTTGGAAGGTGAAGGCGAATCCATGCAGGCCGCCCGGGAAGCGCTGCGCTGGGTCGCGTCCCAGGGGGCGAAATCGAGTCAGGTAAGAGGCTTGAATATCGTTTCTCCGCTGGATCAGGTTAAACTGCTGGCGCCGGTTCTAAAGCCCTCCAAGATTATTTGCGTGGGCCATAATTATCACGATTTTCTAAAGGAGCTCGGCATGCAGCCCCATAAAGAACCCATGCTGTTCGCCAAGTTTGCCAATGCGGTGGCCGCCTATGATGATCCGATTCCCCGGCCGGCCATGACCATCTGCCTGGGATATGAAGCGGAGCTCGCATTTGTTGTGGGCAAGCGCTGCAAGCATGTGCCGGAAGAAAAGGCTTACGATTACATTGCCGGCTACATGGCGCTTAATGACGTCAGCGCCAGCGACCTGACCAAGCGGGATGGGCAAAATCTCAGGGGAAAGAGCTTTGACGCCTTTGCCCCGATGGGGCCCTTTCTGCTGACGACCGATGAATTGCCCGATCCGCACAATCTTTCCGTGAAGCTGAAGGTGAACGGCAAGGTTTTGCAGGAATCGAATACGAAGCAGCTGGTGCACACGGTTCCCCAGCTCATGGCCTTCTGCTCGCAAGTTTTTACACTGGAACCCGGCGACGTGGTGGCAACCGGCACGCCCGGCGGTCTGGCCAAGGATCGCAAGCCGCCGACATTTATGAACCCCGGGGATATCATGGAAACCGAGATCGAGAAACTCGGGGTCATGCGAAATCCCATTACGAAAGAATAA
- a CDS encoding secondary thiamine-phosphate synthase enzyme YjbQ, with protein MKTSITVKTKAKTELIDITAEIQHLVRSQGVADGLCMLYVPHTTAAVTINESADPSVRSDILMVLNKIVPWEAGYRHLEGNSAAHVKATLVGASEMIAIESGSLQLGTWQGIFFCEFDGPRTRKLHVRLFKFPA; from the coding sequence ATGAAAACTTCGATAACGGTAAAAACCAAAGCAAAAACGGAACTGATTGACATCACCGCTGAAATACAGCACTTGGTTCGTTCACAGGGGGTTGCCGACGGGCTTTGCATGCTGTATGTGCCCCACACCACGGCGGCTGTTACGATAAATGAAAGCGCGGACCCCAGCGTCCGGTCGGACATTCTGATGGTGTTGAATAAAATCGTTCCCTGGGAGGCGGGCTACCGGCACCTGGAGGGAAATTCAGCGGCCCACGTCAAGGCGACCCTAGTGGGCGCTTCAGAAATGATCGCCATTGAAAGCGGCAGCCTGCAGCTGGGAACCTGGCAGGGCATATTTTTTTGTGAATTTGACGGTCCGCGCACCCGAAAGCTGCATGTTCGTCTGTTTAAATTCCCGGCATAG
- a CDS encoding nucleotidyltransferase domain-containing protein, protein MSIAGDTKEKVKREVAAVLSGFSEVRRVVIFGSFVTSEHPHDLDIAVFQDSDEGYYPLARKYRRTLRNIARIIPLDVIPVRPNPDPGPFMKEIEKGEVIYEG, encoded by the coding sequence ATGAGCATCGCCGGTGATACCAAAGAAAAAGTGAAGCGGGAAGTTGCCGCCGTATTATCCGGTTTCTCCGAAGTGCGGCGGGTGGTTATTTTCGGCTCATTCGTGACCTCCGAGCATCCGCATGATCTAGACATCGCCGTGTTTCAGGACTCGGACGAGGGCTATTACCCTCTCGCCAGAAAGTATCGCCGAACCCTTCGGAATATCGCACGGATCATTCCTCTGGATGTCATACCTGTCCGACCGAACCCCGATCCGGGGCCTTTTATGAAAGAAATTGAAAAAGGCGAGGTGATTTATGAAGGATGA
- a CDS encoding DEAD/DEAH box helicase family protein, with protein MMARRETSPRRPAHRSPHLKFDHRLVLVNWMLDLFDMATFDDMGKHLRDPAFEGFNEDGVSRFHQCLKLIFDLPELPRDILLVYDGNIVRHWRQITDKRNADGQNLYPKYFQYLCLLFTEIYLDRYFRDPEGLLADLNAYAERFNAGDTLQQKAMGQLFAAGLPKDAQIKTYTPQDLRKLAFWSATGSGKTLLMHVNILQYLHYQKLNGRDGDINRTILLTPNESLSFQHRDEFRLSGIFADLFDKDAGGLFSRSSVEIIDIHKLRETTGEKTVSIDAFEGNNLVLVDEGHRGTSGAEVGHWMQMRNRLCEKGFSFEYSATFGQAMKASGNKDLAHEYAKCILFDYSYKYFYGDGYGKEYRILNLEDDSNKEHRRRYLTACLLAFYQQQKLFLDRRDELRSFLIEKPLWIFVGGSVTKTPRKRDVSDVVDILLLLARFVRNRSESIRYIEMLLSGNSGLHDAKGRELFKGAFTYLGKLGLSGEQAYQDILMVLFNTQVTGALHVRRLKAGGEAEGEVALHIGEDNDPFGLINVGDSSGLCKLCEEHAKDLAVSDSEFSDSLFRRVNSGDSTLNVLIGSKKFSEGWSSWRVSTMGLMNIGKKEGSQIIQLFGRGVRLKGFDFCLKRSHRIVGFIPPKDMERLETLNVFGIHADYMRQFKEYMEDEGLPANEDRIEFVLPVVKNLGKKPLKTIRLREGVDFKKQGPKPTLEIPDEHLKKNPLIIDWYPKIQALASARGQAALDATAPNEAWFTEEHLAFLDIEKLYFDLQRFKSERAWYNLNLSMDRIPEFLIDNSWYVLHIPQEEMEAQSFEQVLRWQEIASMLLRKYCDRFYRVKKAEFEKDHLEYKVLTENDPNFIENYMFMVDQSRQDIVTKLAEIKSIIERGELRNIEFQGFATVMLGQHLYQPLIYVNSAVIEVKPVSLNEGERDFVLDLQQNCSQNKDFFKGKELYLLRNMSRGRGIGFFEAGNFYPDFIMWLLADGKQYINFIDPKGLRNLKGPDDPKIAFYKTIKSIEDDLRSQDSMITLNSFIVSNTRLPEVGWWDGGMTKEQFDEQHVFFQKEDKDTYIEKMLRMTVA; from the coding sequence ATGATGGCCCGAAGGGAAACATCACCCCGTCGTCCCGCTCACCGGTCTCCCCATCTCAAATTCGATCACCGCTTGGTACTGGTCAACTGGATGCTCGACTTATTTGATATGGCCACCTTCGACGACATGGGCAAACACCTGCGCGATCCGGCGTTTGAGGGTTTCAATGAGGACGGCGTTTCGCGTTTCCACCAATGTTTGAAACTCATTTTCGATCTTCCGGAATTACCGCGCGATATTCTTTTGGTTTACGACGGAAACATTGTCCGGCACTGGAGACAGATTACAGATAAAAGAAATGCTGATGGTCAAAACCTGTATCCTAAGTATTTTCAGTATTTGTGTCTGCTGTTTACTGAAATCTACCTGGACCGCTATTTCCGTGATCCCGAGGGGCTCCTGGCTGATCTGAATGCCTATGCAGAACGTTTCAACGCCGGCGATACCCTCCAGCAAAAGGCGATGGGCCAACTATTTGCAGCAGGCCTGCCGAAGGACGCCCAAATCAAGACCTATACGCCGCAGGACCTGCGGAAGCTTGCTTTTTGGAGCGCCACCGGTTCAGGCAAAACGCTTCTCATGCACGTCAATATCCTGCAGTACCTGCATTACCAGAAGCTGAACGGCCGGGACGGCGACATCAACCGGACCATTCTGCTGACGCCGAATGAGAGTTTAAGTTTTCAACATCGCGATGAATTCAGGCTGTCCGGTATATTCGCCGATCTCTTTGATAAGGATGCCGGAGGATTGTTTTCGAGGAGCAGCGTTGAAATTATTGACATTCATAAGTTGCGCGAAACCACCGGGGAAAAGACCGTATCCATTGACGCCTTTGAAGGCAACAACCTTGTTTTGGTGGATGAAGGCCATCGGGGTACAAGCGGCGCGGAAGTCGGCCACTGGATGCAGATGCGCAACCGGCTCTGCGAGAAAGGCTTTTCTTTTGAGTATTCCGCCACTTTCGGGCAGGCGATGAAGGCAAGCGGCAACAAAGATCTGGCCCATGAGTACGCCAAGTGCATCCTCTTCGATTATTCGTACAAGTATTTCTACGGTGACGGTTATGGCAAGGAATATCGCATTCTCAACCTTGAAGACGACTCGAATAAAGAACACCGGCGGCGGTATCTGACGGCCTGTCTCTTGGCGTTTTACCAGCAGCAGAAGCTGTTTCTGGACAGGCGAGATGAACTGCGAAGCTTCCTGATCGAAAAGCCCCTCTGGATATTCGTAGGCGGAAGCGTCACCAAGACGCCGAGAAAGAGGGACGTTTCGGACGTGGTTGACATTCTCCTGCTCCTTGCTCGTTTTGTAAGGAATCGCAGCGAAAGCATCCGTTACATAGAAATGCTCCTTAGCGGCAATTCAGGTCTCCATGATGCCAAGGGGCGCGAGCTTTTTAAAGGGGCTTTCACCTACCTCGGAAAACTCGGGCTTTCCGGGGAACAGGCTTATCAGGACATCTTAATGGTCCTTTTCAACACGCAGGTAACCGGTGCGCTGCACGTGCGGCGGCTCAAGGCAGGAGGTGAAGCCGAAGGCGAAGTTGCTTTGCATATTGGCGAGGACAATGACCCATTCGGATTAATTAATGTCGGCGATTCATCGGGTCTGTGCAAGCTTTGCGAAGAGCACGCCAAGGATTTGGCGGTGTCGGATAGTGAATTTTCTGATTCGCTTTTCCGTCGCGTAAATTCCGGTGATTCAACACTAAACGTACTGATAGGATCAAAAAAATTTTCAGAGGGCTGGTCGAGTTGGCGCGTGAGTACCATGGGCCTCATGAACATCGGCAAGAAGGAAGGCTCGCAGATTATCCAGCTTTTCGGCCGCGGCGTCCGCTTGAAGGGATTTGATTTTTGCCTTAAACGAAGCCATCGCATTGTCGGTTTCATACCGCCAAAGGACATGGAACGCTTGGAAACACTCAACGTATTCGGAATCCACGCGGATTATATGCGGCAGTTCAAAGAATATATGGAAGACGAAGGGCTCCCGGCCAATGAAGACCGCATAGAATTTGTACTGCCGGTGGTTAAGAATCTCGGCAAGAAACCACTGAAGACAATCCGCCTAAGGGAAGGCGTTGACTTCAAAAAACAGGGACCGAAGCCAACCCTTGAGATACCGGATGAACATCTCAAAAAAAACCCTCTTATCATTGATTGGTATCCAAAAATTCAGGCGCTTGCAAGCGCCCGGGGTCAGGCGGCACTTGATGCGACCGCACCGAACGAAGCCTGGTTCACCGAAGAGCACCTTGCATTCCTTGACATCGAGAAGCTCTATTTCGATCTTCAAAGGTTTAAGAGCGAGCGCGCCTGGTACAACCTGAACCTGAGTATGGACAGGATACCGGAATTTCTCATTGATAATAGCTGGTATGTGCTCCATATACCGCAGGAAGAGATGGAAGCGCAGTCATTTGAGCAGGTGCTTCGGTGGCAGGAGATTGCGTCAATGCTACTCCGTAAATACTGTGACCGGTTTTATAGGGTCAAAAAGGCCGAATTTGAAAAGGATCATCTTGAATACAAGGTGCTTACCGAAAACGATCCCAACTTCATTGAAAACTATATGTTCATGGTCGATCAGTCGAGGCAGGACATTGTGACCAAGCTTGCGGAGATCAAAAGTATCATTGAAAGGGGGGAATTACGAAACATCGAATTTCAGGGATTTGCCACCGTCATGCTGGGACAGCATCTCTATCAGCCGCTGATCTATGTGAACAGCGCTGTCATAGAGGTGAAACCCGTGTCTCTGAATGAGGGCGAGCGGGATTTCGTTCTGGATCTCCAGCAAAATTGCTCGCAGAACAAGGATTTCTTTAAGGGCAAAGAGCTCTACCTGCTGCGGAACATGTCTCGAGGAAGGGGAATTGGATTTTTTGAAGCGGGAAACTTCTATCCGGATTTCATCATGTGGTTGCTCGCGGATGGGAAACAGTACATCAACTTTATCGACCCTAAAGGCTTGCGCAATTTGAAAGGTCCTGACGATCCTAAAATCGCGTTTTACAAGACAATTAAATCCATAGAAGATGATCTCCGGTCTCAGGATTCAATGATTACGTTGAATTCCTTCATCGTTTCCAATACCCGTTTGCCCGAGGTCGGGTGGTGGGACGGTGGTATGACAAAAGAACAGTTCGATGAACAGCACGTTTTCTTCCAGAAGGAAGACAAGGATACTTATATTGAAAAGATGCTAAGGATGACGGTTGCGTAA